TTTAtactaatataatataaattattattatatttaataccaatataaataatatattattaatatattattatcgatattataataaatataatacaaataatattttattataatataaaattatactacATACACACAAAGGTGAATcaacattttttacatatttgagattgggagcaggaggagaggtTTCTCAAGGAGCTAGAAAAGTATACGTATCCTGAgggggcagataaaatgctttggggtttgggaggagaggaggcaggatcGCCTCTGGCCAGAATGCTGGGGCAGTTTCTACGGCCACAGGAAGAGGCTGCTTAAGCTGCACTAAAATTCTAAGCAGGTGGTGCTTGGCAAGCCAGATGGCTGGGAAGGGAGCTCCAGGTGGAGATGTTGTCAACCAGGGCCTTCGAGGCAGGAATGGCTGAGCTCGCAGGGACTCTGTGGGTGGCAGCTAGGGAAAGCAGGGGGATGGGGGCCGGGTCACGGAAGGCCTTGAATGCCCGGTGAGAGGGCGGGGTTGGTCTAGTCCAAATTGGAGGGTAGGAAACTGCTAAGACCCTGACGTGGAAAATGTCTGATGAAGGGAGGAGCAGGGGAAGGTGAaggcagagaggggggaagggccGGACCGGGAAGGTGGCCCGCAGACAGACCCTTCCCCTCCTAAGCTGGGGCTCTGGGAGCATCACCTCTGGGGATGGCAGCTCTTCAGGGTTCTGGGAGTCCAGTGCCTGCGTCACCAGCATGTCCCCCAGGATGGTGCGGAGGTGGTGAGCCATGACAGCCTGCTGCTCTAGCCCACAGTGGTTCTCAAGGGACAGGATGACAGGGTATGGGGACAGCTGTTGGGGGGAGAAGCAGCAGCTCAGAGtcactcctctcctcctcccgtCCCAACCAGGACCCCTGCTACTTGCAACCCCCAGTCCCTTCAGGACAGGCGGGCAAAGGCAGGGCTCCGGAGCACTCTCGTGGTTggggggactgagtcagtggGACGGGGGACATACACTGGGgtaggtgtgtgtgcatgcgtgggGGGCACAGGTCAGATATGGGGCCTCAGGGAAGGGGCGGGCTGTCTGGGAGGCTTTCTACGGTCATGACGTCATGACGTCGACAGGTCACTGCGGTGCACTCTCTCCCCCCAGTTCGTTTGTTGGCGGCAAGGTTTGTGCAGCTCGACCAAAACGGCAGTTTTTGTAGATGCCATACTGAGTTTCTCTTATGACTTACTCTCTGGGAGTAATGCCTGCGCTGTCCTTCCCTACCCCCAGGTCTTTTTCTGGAAATTGTGGGATTTTAAACATTTACTGCacatgggggtgggagaagggagccTGTCGCTCAGCTTTATCCTACCCCACTGGCGGGCCGCTCCGGCGGAGCCTGGTGAGTGAGTGATTCTCTGGGCAGAGGTTTCTTTTGGAAGGACGGAGGGCAGCTGGGCTCACCTCGAAGGCGTGGTCATGCACGACCTGGACCACATCCCGGAACAGGATCTTGGAGGTGAGCGTGTGGCCATGGTAAATGATGGGctcccctcccggcccctcccagcAGTCCAGCTCCACGCAGCGGCACCCCTGGGCAAAGGCCCTGCAGACAGACAGAAGGACAGGTAAGGCATCATGCAGATGTGGATGGCACAGAGGAGGGGAACAGGCTGAGCCAGGTGGGCCCCAGAAACCCCACAGTGGGAGCTGAGCCCCATTTCCCCACCCAGCTGGGCTCCCAGGAGTGCTCACAGCCACCATCCCCCCCACTAGGTACCTAACATAGGCCTCGGTGCTGCTGGGGCCCCCGATCTGGGAGTCGGTCAGATAGGTATTGTGCGAGGAGGAGATGAAGTAGTGGGCGAGGGGCTGGTCCATGTCCTGGAACACGCACGTGTGGGCTGGGTTCAGGGCGGCCCCCTCGGGTGACAACAGGTACATCATGAAGCCATCCAGCGTCATTAGTTCGTGCTGCTTGGCTGCAGGGATGGGCAGAAGACAGCATCAGGCCCCATAGGGGACTCCTGCACCCAGCCCCAAATGCCCCAAAGTTCACTGCACTCAATAATAATGGGCTCCTGTCTACTGACTGGACTCTACAAAGTTACCCTAGGAGGCGGGTACATTAAtatgtcattttacagatgtggcaGTGGAGGCTGGAAGAGGCGGGACAACTTCCCGAGATGGCACCCACAGCCAACAGCCAAGGATAGCGGAGCCCACTCTGCTGGGGGCCCAGACTGTGCAGACCCCAGCCCATCTGTCGGACGCCCACCTGTCTCATTGAGCTCATGGGTCTGGATGAGCTGCTGAGCGCGGGCCAGCGTGGCACCATCCTCGCCCTGGTCCTCCAGGAACTCCAGCAACTCCGGGGCACTCAGCACGCGGTCCTCGCCCGAGTACCGGTGGAAGATCTCCTCCAGCTCGGGGCGCTTCAGCAGCCGCAGCAGGAACTCCTCGATCTCAGTCCCCTCCAGCCGCTCGTTGTTGGAGTGGTCACACTCCtggaaaacagagggagaaattCAGAGGAGGGGACACCCCAGGAAGGCTGGCCTGCCCTGGCACGCCTGGCGTCTACTGGGAAAGCTGGCCGGGGAGGCAGGGGTCCTCCGCTTcacaggtggggagactgagggctAGTGAGGCTCCGGTCTTGCTCAAGCACACGCAGCTGGTGACCTGCAGGGCCGAGATGCTAAGGGCGGTCCCTCGGGTTCAGTGCCTATCCCTCCGTACCATAACCTAACCCAAGAATTGAGGTGTGGGAGGAAAAACGGTGACCTGGAGGCAGGCCTGAACTCCGAGCACATTACTGTCCTTACACCCCCACGTTCACACCCAGGGTCAACGTGGAGCTGCTGGACTGGGGGTACAGGTGTCACGGGCTGGTCACACAGTCACCATGCACACAGGGATCTtccacatgccctgactgggccAGGGACGCAGAGCCCAAGCCGTGTGCCCCGTCTGCACTGCCACACATGTGGAGGTGTCACACGGGCCACAGTGGAGGGGGGTGCACACGTGTTCCTGGGAGCCAGCTCCTTCCTTTGCTCCCGTGTGCAAGTCACACAGAGTCATCTGTGCAAAGGGTGTCCTGTGGACTTAGAGAAAGGAAAACTACAGCTTTGCAGCTCacttgggaggggcagggagccccGAGGTCCTCCCTGCCCTTGGGGCCTTCTGTCCTCCTGAGAGCAAGGAGAGCAGCTCAGGCGGCACTGCCACTGTAGCCTCTGGACAGGGTCAAAGGGTAAGTGGGCCCAGCTGTGGCCTTTCTGCTGGGAGAGGCCCTCCCTCTGTCCACAaaagctgggtggagaggaacGCTGATGACTCAGAGGGGGGGCCCCCCCGAGAGCAGAGGTTAGAGGTCGCAGAGGAGGCAGAACCCACCTTGAAGAGGCGGTAGGCGTACATGTCATTCATGTCCACATTGAGCATCCTGAGCAGGCTCTTGATCTCCTTGAAGCTCATCTTGCTGTCCTGGTTGGAGTCAGCCCGGTGCAGGTAGGAGTGGATCCAGGTGTGGGTGCTCAGGAAATAACCAGCAACAGCTGACAGGTAACTGACAGGCATGTAGCCACCACCTGgctttcgggggggggggggggggcttcccaGTGCAGGGCCCTGTACGCTGCCTGCGCACCGCAGCGGGCTGTCCTCCATGCGACTGGGCTCCTCAGAGTCGGGAGGCGCGTCACCACCCTTAGTTTTGAAGACAAGGGGCTAGGGACTCCGGCTCAGGCTGTGGGCCCCGGAAGGACAGGGCATACCTCCCCTCGGCTAGGGTCCCGCCCCCCACTCTCCAGGGCAGGATATTGATCCAGGCGCTCGCGCTGGCTCATGGCGTCCAGGCGTGTGCGCAGCTTGGCCAAGCCGCGCACCCAGCGCTGCGCCTCCTCGGCCGTGGGCGCCACCAGGTCCAGGTTCTTGCGGCGGCCCTTGAAGGCGATGGTGAGGCAGCGCTCGGGTGCGAAGGCTCCCCCGAAGCGCCGCAGGCCCTCGGACTGGTGCCCCTCGCGGACCGCCTCGATGTGCTGCACGAAGACTGCGGGAAGGGGTGGCCACGCGCGGCCGAGTCAGGCGGCGGCCTGGCAGGGCACCGTCCCTAGCCTACCCGGTGCCCGCCCCACGCAACTCACAGATGTGCTGCGACGGCGCGCGCCGGACGCGCCGCTGGAACCACACACTCAGGCCGTCCTCCTGCAGCCGGTACAGCCGCTCCTTCTGCCACGTCCGCGAGCGGATCTTACAGAGCCGGGAGCCCCGCAGCATGGCGTGCACATCCTCATCCTCCGTCAGGCCTGCGGGGCAGGAGGCCGGGTGCGTTAGCGCTGCACCGGGCCCTGCGAGGACCTCCTGCCACGCTTCCCCCAGTGGGAGCTGTGACCTCCCTCCCAGAGCCTCTTCAAGCCCACACAGGACTCTCTCTCCTTAGTGGAACGTGCCCTCAATACCGAGTTTGACCCGAGGCTTGGTGTGTCCCACCCAGATTCCCCTGGGAGGTGTGCCAGTCCCAGGCCCTTCCTCGCTGCAGCAGTCTCCGGAGGCCCTGGAAGCAGAACCACTCCTCTAGCAGGACATGGGCCTCAGGCCTCAGAGTCCACCTTTCTGCCGCCCTCCTCCATGATGGCTTCCAGGCTTCAAGCCCAGAATCTGTGATGTATCCTTTTCACAGCGTATGAAACCCTGACCACCATCAAGAAAGTAGTCTCATTATCTAACCTAAATCTCTCTTGCTGCAACCCAAGCTCCTCACCTCTGCTTTCCCAAGGAGAAGGGACTGCAGAGGCCACTCTGGCTGCACGATCACAGATGAAAGCCTCCAGGACCTGCCTTGGCTAACCAGAGGCCACTCTCCAGCTGTCCTCTTTGTGCCCCGCTGGGGCCCAGCTGAAAACACGGTCTCCTGTGACAGCTGGCATTTGCCCAGCCACTGTCACAACCCCTCGGCCCACATGTGCTCGCCGGTCACAGCGTCCTGGGCAAGGCAAAGAGCTTACAAAGACCTACTGCACACGCCCCAGGCCCTGCTCACGTGTTAACACTCGAGGAGACGAGCCAGAAGCTTCTGTCACTTGCTGGAATTTTAAGGTACAGACGGAAGTGGTGGGAACAGGCTGAAGACCCCAGAGGTCCGGCTCCAGAACATTCGCCCCATGGCCACGATATGGAGCCCCTACCCCTCTGCTCCTGTCgtcccccttctcccctgccccaccacccgcCTGGGCAGGACAGGCAGGGAAGGGCAGCATTGAATTAGTTGTTTATTtcatattcaatttattttaatttttaaaaagtgcacccATTTTCTCCTACCCATCCCCCCAACCACCAGCTACCACCCCCCCTCCGGCAACCACCCATCTGCTCTTTGTATCTCTGAgcttggttatttatttattatttatttttggattccacatgtaagagagaccatatggtatttgtctttctctgacttatcttACTCCGCACGATGCCCTCCAGGTCCAGCCATGTTGGGGTGAAGGGCgagatttcatctttttatggctgaggtCACACATATATACACCACATCTTCTTGATCCACTCCTCTATCAATGGACTCTCAGTTTGCTTCcacaccttggctattgtaaataatgctgccacaAATACCGGGGTGcctatatctttttgagttagtgttttcatttcttttggataaatgcccagaaatgTGAACACTGGATCATATGAcaattctagttttaatttttttgaggaaatgccacactgttttccgCAGAGCTGCACCGGCTTACGCTCCCCCCCACAATAATTTCCCCTTTTCCCTACGTCCTCGCCGACATTTGCTGTCTCTCGTCTTTCTGATGACAGGCaccctggcaggtgtgaggtgatactctggttctgatttgcatttccctgatggttaatgatgctgagcacctttgcATGTGCCTGATGGCCggctgtatgtcctctttggaaaaatgcctattcagatcttttgcccattttttaatcagactgtttatttatttatatttttttgccattgagttgtatgagtttttaaaacatattttgggtAGTagctccttatcagatatatggtttggaAGTATTTTAGAAGGAGCAGAATTTAAATTCAGCGTTCTGGAGGGTCAAGTCCTAACTGTCACTTCCCAGGAACACAGCCTTGGTGGCACCAACCTGTGACCTCTCTAAGCCTCTTGTTCTCCATTCATTCACTGGAGACCACAGCAGTGCCCGCTGCAAAATCCAGAACTCAGGCAAGATGCTGCAGGCGCCCACCCTGCTTGGGTCTGCCTCTGCAGGGGCTGAAACCACAGGTTTAGGGGCCTGGGCACAATAGGAGGTGTGGGAGCCTGGCAAACTATGGGGCCCACACCCtttgggaggagggggcagccaGAGGCAGATGAGGGCCCAGAATTTTCAGAGAACCAAAATCTGGATTTGTAGTGAGGCCTCCAGATTTTTCAATGTTGGCAACTGAATCAAATCAAAGCAacgaaaaacccaaaacaccactGTGTGGGCCAAAGGGAATGGGAAGGTgggcttctcttcctccctttatttCAACAAGCCCCCCAAACTGGGTTTGGCTTAGGCTCTGTGCCCCAAGGCCCCTGCTTGCCCGGATGCAGATGCGGAATGAAGGAATCGGGTCTGAATCCCTgggtcttcccctctctctctcaccctctccctctctccctttctctctctgtctctctctctttctctcttggccTTTGCAGTACCCTTCCCCCTTCTGTTCCTCAAGGTCCAGCGCAGACAtgacctcctccaggaagtcttaaCAACACGttttactttaattaaaacaaacatccCACCTGAACTGTAATTTCAGGAGACTTGAATAAACTCAAGGGCAGGGATGAGCCAGGCTTGCACCCAGTGTTTTCTGAAAGGGGAGGCAGAAGGACAGACAGCTGTGGGTACTAAGAGCTCccggccccagccctgccccttctgACCGAGTTCAGGGCAGAGGCCTCGTGGGTCTggattctcaaccctggctgtgCACCAGTATCACCTGTGGGAGGCTGCAAAACCCATGGAGCAGAGATTCTCATCAAGCAGGTGCAGGCTGGGGCCTGAGCATCTGTGAGTTTAAAAATCCACCCTGTGACTGAGGGCAATCAGGCCATCGGGAGCAGGAGAAGTCTGCCATCCTTAGGAGGCTGACGTCCCCCTTGAGGCCACCCtgtggccccagtggctccaagGGGGTTTCTTAGGGTTTAGACTGCGGTCCTCTGGATGCGTCAGTGCCCACTCGGTGCCCGCTAGTCGGGAAGGGCAGGTGGAATGTAGCATGCACCAGGCCAAGAGGCTCACCAGGCCCTCAGACCCCCATCCCCACATCTGGGAAACCTCTGAATTCTGTCCTCCTGAGaaacagtggggtgggggcagaacaGTCAGGGAAACCTGCAGGGCCACCACAACTGAGCCCAGCACCCTCCACCTGTTCAGCTGTGGGGAAAGGGCCCTTCATCTCCATGACTACCAGGCTCTgcagctgcagcccctcccctgacCTGGCTAGCCCTCTGATGCCAAGCCCAttgctggagggcagggtggaAAGGAGGGGCGGGTAGTGAATGACTAAGGCCAGAAATGGAGGTGAGTCACTCAGGGCCAGCTTTGTCCAGAGTTTTCTGCAAACAGGacatggagacaggcagcctgaactctTGATCAGCCTCCCACTGGGACAGGCTCCCACGCCGAGGAGGTCCCTGCTTCTGGCCTCAGCCCCAGCTTCCCCCTGAATCTgcaggggggaagggggacaTTCCAGTCTGTCCACCCAACAGGCACTAGCCCCTGGGTCACACTGCCTCTTGGTTCACACTGTCCCCAGTGGACAAGCCAAACAGAAGGAGGGTGTAGGGCCAGGTTGGGCCGGGTGCTGAGTCTATTTCCCCATTGCTTGAGCTTCTGAACTGAGGGGTAGTGAGGGCTGTGAGGTGGCAGACAAAAGGGGCAGGACCAACAGAGGTGAGGGGGTGCACCAGGTctgggcagagatgctgggaagggcCTGGCTCTCTGCCCAGCTACCCAGTAAACATTCACAGGTCCTGCCAAGCCCGAACCCACATATGTCTCCTCCACCTCATTCCTACCTGCCCCGAGCGGGCGCACAAGCTGCCTGCCTCCAGCTGCCTGTGATTTCTGGGGGCTCTCTGTCCCTACGTCTCTGCCTCGACGCTGGGCTGGCAGCACCATGGCTACCTGCACTGAGCAGGCGAGGGAACGGTCATGAAATAACAGTAGGAACAGCGAGGACAAACAATGGCCAGAACGTGGACACAACCCAGGTGTTCACCGACAAATAGATAAGCAAAATGAGGTATtgtccatacagtggaatattattcaagcATAAAAGGAGCGAAATGTGATCTAGGCTACAACGTGGATGAGCCTCGAAAACACtatgctggccctggctgggtagctcacttagtcagagcatcgtcccaatacgccaaggcgGCGGGTTCAAATCCCGGTCAGGGCTCACACAAGgttcaaccaatgaatgcgtaaataagtggagcaacaaatgaacatctccctctctctccccgccccgccccgccctctgcctgccccttctccctgaaatcaatacatgaaaacataaaataaaacattatgctaagggaaataagccagacccaaatgttgtatgattccatttacacgaGGTACCTAATATGgtcagattcatagagacagatTATATGTCacttatacttcaataaaaaaaaaaaaaaatcagagacagaaagtaggttggAGGACCAGGGACTGAGAGATGGGAGGAATAGGGAATTATTGCTTAATGATTATGGAGTTTCTGTTTAGGGTGATAGAAAAGTTTTTAGAAGAGATATCACAACATTGTGAATTATAAATAATGCCATTGAAAAAGCCACTTAAAAGTGGTTCAAATGGCCAGTTTtatactatatacatattttaacacaATTTCTAAAGAGCACTAATGTAGTATGTCAGAAACCACTGTACACTGTAAACGGGCAAATGCACGGTATGGGAATTCTCAATAAAGAAGTTAAAGAGGCGCAGCATGGCTGGCCTGAACAGGGTCACGGGGCGGGGAGAGGTGGAGCTGGAATGCGTGAGAGTAGGGGAGGCCTAACCCCAGAGCCGAGAGTGGCTCAGATGAGCTAACGCACAGAAACATTCCATTCAGGGCCTGGCCCGCAGCAGGCACTCGATAAATGAGAATAAAGAAGGAAGCCGGGTCGTGACCCGGGAGGGACGAGGGCCCCAGGTGTCCCACCGCATCTGTCCTCCTCAGTCCCACGGCCTCCAGCtggccccttcccttcccagtgTAGACAGAGGGGTAGGGTGCAGAGAGCAGGGTGTGAAAAGAGTGGTAGGTCTCCGGTGAGAGTGTGCGCAGGGTGGTGTGCCAGTACAGAGTGTGCgcactggggtgtgtgtgtgtggttggtgGGCTGGAGAAAGGTGGGTcagcctggggaggaaaggagacaatGTGCGTGTGTGCCAGTGCGCACTCAGGAAGGGCACGTGGGGTTCCAGCAGGAATGTGAGACACGCAGGGAACGGTGACAGCTGACAGCTTCGTgccaatgggggagggggagcaagaGCAGCTTTTCCCGGTGGCTGGGGCCATGAGGCTCTGGGAGGGGACACACAAGGGCGAGGGGCCCCAGACACCTTCCCACCCAAACCCTCTAGCCAGTAGGCAGCCCCGGCACCGTGGGGACCAAGCGAGTCCCTCTTGCCCCCACTTGCTGCCACACCCAGGGCTAGAGCCCAGCAGAGCTCAGCGCCAGAGTCCACAACATTCCTTGGAGAACCAGGACGGTCAGGGAAGGCCAGTGGCGCTTCCCCTGCCCCTGGGCCAGATCCGGTGAGAGGAAGGTGGCGGCACCCTTCCTGGCAGGCCCGGAACTGGCAGGAAGCTGGTGTGGGGGCCGAGGTTGTGGGAGGGGGCTCCCCAGAGctcaagaaggagaagaggctgAGGTGGCAGGTGAGGGGACCACAAGGCATGACAGAGTCAGCCCCCCAgtcctgcctggaatgctcctGCTCAGCCAGGAGGgatgccctgccccctcccccaccaggccaGGCACCGCCAGCACTGGGGGCCACTCTGCCGACCCCCAcctgccagccagggcagccccacTCACCCCGCAGGAGACATCCGGGGCAGCCCATTGGCAGAGCCCTCCTGCCCTGTGGCACCTGGCGCTTTGTGCAGGCCAGGGAGGGCGGGGAGCAGGATCCTGCCCACTCAGGGCTCTGCTTGCTGGGCGGattggggacagggtggggcgtGAGGAGTGCAGAGTCAGAAAGGGGTTCTGGGAGACGGTGTTGTCAGATAAAAGggtgcccagttaaatttgaatttcaaataagcaacGAATCATATTTTAGTATAAGTTGTCCCAAATCACTCTTTATTTGAAATTCACATTTCACCGGGCATCCTGTATTGCATTAGGCAAGCCTGTGACAGCACCCCTGGGGGCTGGCAGCGCCCTCCCCAGGAAGAATCGCTCATTCAATCATGGCGTTCAGGGTCCGGACTCTGGACCAGCCTGCCTGGGCTCACGTCCTCTCTCAGCTACTGCCCAGCTCGGAACCTCTCCGAACGACAGTCTCCTCATTTGTGAGACCGGGCTCACCCTATCGCCCCTGTCACATCATCGTGAGCGCTAAATGAGCTAATATGCTCAGTGCCTCGGCACAGTGTATACAGGTGTTGATTAGCATCCCTTCATTCTGGCAATAAAGAGTCACCATTGAAATCTAGGCTttggcagcaggcaggcaggcagaggctgTGTGGCCTCCAGCGGCTTCACCCCGTCACCTCGAGTCTCTCCTCTGTGAGGTGAGGACGGCGGCAGCGCCTTCCCCTTGGGGCTGACGCTCGATCTGGGCTGATGCAGcctcagcactgtgcctggcctACCACAGGTGTTCCCCgggcctctcctccctcttcaaCCACTCCTTCGCTTCCAGGGGGCAGGCCAAGCCGGCAGCCatcctggggcagggagaggagagggacccAGGGCTCCACAAATGACTCCCAGTCATTGTAGgtggcccttcctccctcctgccccttgtCCTAGTTCCCCCAGTACGGTCCCAAAGGCCCTTTGTTTTTTAGCCCCCCTGAGCGTCTGACCTcggagcccctccctgcccaggtaTCTCTTGTGACTTgatctgaaataaaatatgttctgttAGCCTAAGGGGTGTGGCCACAGCCAGGAGGGTCATCTCAGGACCACCGTGGTGGCGAGCTGAGGCCTGGGTGTGGACATCTGAGCGCCTGGGCCCCGGGACACCTGGgtttcctctccaccctgtccTGAGACTCA
This window of the Desmodus rotundus isolate HL8 chromosome 9, HLdesRot8A.1, whole genome shotgun sequence genome carries:
- the PLCD3 gene encoding 1-phosphatidylinositol 4,5-bisphosphate phosphodiesterase delta-3 isoform X2, encoding MGCPGCLLRGLTEDEDVHAMLRGSRLCKIRSRTWQKERLYRLQEDGLSVWFQRRVRRAPSQHIFFVQHIEAVREGHQSEGLRRFGGAFAPERCLTIAFKGRRKNLDLVAPTAEEAQRWVRGLAKLRTRLDAMSQRERLDHWIHSYLHRADSNQDSKMSFKEIKSLLRMLNVDMNDMYAYRLFKECDHSNNERLEGTEIEEFLLRLLKRPELEEIFHRYSGEDRVLSAPELLEFLEDQGEDGATLARAQQLIQTHELNETAKQHELMTLDGFMMYLLSPEGAALNPAHTCVFQDMDQPLAHYFISSSHNTYLTDSQIGGPSSTEAYVRAFAQGCRCVELDCWEGPGGEPIIYHGHTLTSKILFRDVVQVVHDHAFELSPYPVILSLENHCGLEQQAVMAHHLRTILGDMLVTQALDSQNPEELPSPEQLKGRVLVKGKKLPAAPGEDGRILSDREEDEEEEEEEEGMEAVEQKRGAKQIAPELSALVVYCCATRLRTLGPASVPPQPRHICSLSERKAKKLIREAGNSFVRHNACQLTRVYPLGLRMNSANYSPQEMWNSGCQLVALNFQTPGYEMDLNAGRFLVNGQCGYILKPECLRQPDTDFDPESPGPPRTTLTVQVLTAQQLPKLNAEKPSSIVDPLVRIEIHGVPTDCARKETTYVLNNGFNPRWGQTLQFQLRVPELVLVRFVVEDYDTTSPNDFVGQFTLPLNSLKQGYRHIHLLSKDGASLSPATLFVHIRIQRS
- the PLCD3 gene encoding 1-phosphatidylinositol 4,5-bisphosphate phosphodiesterase delta-3 isoform X1; translation: MLCGRWRSRRRREPPVPAQVAASVALPPPPAPQNGGTKRPGLRALKKMGLTEDEDVHAMLRGSRLCKIRSRTWQKERLYRLQEDGLSVWFQRRVRRAPSQHIFFVQHIEAVREGHQSEGLRRFGGAFAPERCLTIAFKGRRKNLDLVAPTAEEAQRWVRGLAKLRTRLDAMSQRERLDHWIHSYLHRADSNQDSKMSFKEIKSLLRMLNVDMNDMYAYRLFKECDHSNNERLEGTEIEEFLLRLLKRPELEEIFHRYSGEDRVLSAPELLEFLEDQGEDGATLARAQQLIQTHELNETAKQHELMTLDGFMMYLLSPEGAALNPAHTCVFQDMDQPLAHYFISSSHNTYLTDSQIGGPSSTEAYVRAFAQGCRCVELDCWEGPGGEPIIYHGHTLTSKILFRDVVQVVHDHAFELSPYPVILSLENHCGLEQQAVMAHHLRTILGDMLVTQALDSQNPEELPSPEQLKGRVLVKGKKLPAAPGEDGRILSDREEDEEEEEEEEGMEAVEQKRGAKQIAPELSALVVYCCATRLRTLGPASVPPQPRHICSLSERKAKKLIREAGNSFVRHNACQLTRVYPLGLRMNSANYSPQEMWNSGCQLVALNFQTPGYEMDLNAGRFLVNGQCGYILKPECLRQPDTDFDPESPGPPRTTLTVQVLTAQQLPKLNAEKPSSIVDPLVRIEIHGVPTDCARKETTYVLNNGFNPRWGQTLQFQLRVPELVLVRFVVEDYDTTSPNDFVGQFTLPLNSLKQGYRHIHLLSKDGASLSPATLFVHIRIQRS